Proteins encoded together in one Pontiella desulfatans window:
- a CDS encoding ferritin family protein, with amino-acid sequence MEKNRLDELIEKSIALELNAAGLYKLFSEALPDDADFWWKLHLEEKSHASLIRAAKESFLKRGKFPYDIVADSIDELKKSNAKTLETIEKYKAVKPTRQEACKVAIALENESGECHYMKFMEKDAETVVETVFQQLNRGDKDHERRIREHLDSLAIES; translated from the coding sequence ATGGAAAAAAACCGTCTAGATGAACTAATTGAAAAGAGCATCGCGCTCGAACTCAACGCCGCAGGGCTCTACAAGCTTTTCTCGGAAGCCTTGCCGGACGACGCCGATTTTTGGTGGAAGCTTCACTTGGAGGAAAAGAGCCATGCCTCGCTGATACGCGCGGCCAAGGAATCCTTCCTAAAGCGCGGAAAGTTCCCCTACGACATCGTGGCCGACTCCATCGACGAGTTGAAGAAATCCAATGCCAAGACCTTGGAAACGATTGAAAAATACAAGGCCGTCAAACCGACTCGCCAGGAGGCCTGCAAAGTGGCCATTGCACTGGAGAACGAGTCCGGCGAATGCCACTACATGAAGTTCATGGAAAAGGATGCCGAAACGGTGGTCGAAACGGTTTTCCAGCAGCTCAACCGCGGCGACAAGGATCATGAACGCCGGATTCGCGAACATCTCGATTCGCTTGCGATCGAATCCTAA
- a CDS encoding D-glycero-alpha-D-manno-heptose-1,7-bisphosphate 7-phosphatase, giving the protein MDKPCIFFDRDGIVNESPGPGYVERWEDFHLQPGFVAALRTVAAKGYPAVIITNQQGVAKGLYSEEELAGIHGNMRAQLRAHGVDVLDIFQCTHFASDNCHCRKPKAGMFHDAAKKHGLDLLRSWMIGDSEKDVEAGRLAGCKTIRVCPLDEGTKAEFHVESMDEVAAILEKELKPCG; this is encoded by the coding sequence ATGGACAAACCATGCATATTCTTTGACCGGGACGGCATCGTGAACGAATCGCCGGGGCCCGGTTATGTCGAAAGGTGGGAGGATTTCCATCTTCAGCCCGGCTTTGTGGCAGCGCTCAGGACGGTCGCAGCCAAGGGATACCCCGCCGTCATCATCACCAACCAGCAGGGCGTGGCCAAGGGGCTCTATTCCGAAGAGGAGCTGGCCGGAATCCATGGCAACATGCGCGCGCAGCTGCGGGCCCACGGGGTCGATGTGCTGGACATTTTCCAGTGCACCCATTTTGCTTCCGACAACTGCCACTGCCGCAAACCCAAGGCCGGCATGTTCCACGATGCCGCGAAAAAACACGGGCTGGATCTTTTGCGGTCGTGGATGATTGGCGACAGCGAGAAGGATGTGGAGGCCGGGCGCCTTGCCGGTTGTAAAACGATCCGGGTGTGTCCGTTGGATGAAGGAACCAAGGCCGAGTTCCATGTCGAAAGCATGGATGAAGTGGCCGCGATTTTAGAAAAGGAGTTGAAGCCGTGCGGATAG
- the tsaE gene encoding tRNA (adenosine(37)-N6)-threonylcarbamoyltransferase complex ATPase subunit type 1 TsaE: MRIVETNSPEETWELAAELAGEIGPGTVIALHGDLGAGKTCFIQGFAAALGIDEPITSPTYTLIGEYEGRLPLHHIDLYRLSGPEEALGLGLEEYFDVNGITAIEWAERAEGLLPPDLLHVEIKADEHTGTRAFRIFRETDA, translated from the coding sequence GTGCGGATAGTTGAAACTAACAGTCCAGAGGAAACCTGGGAATTGGCCGCCGAATTGGCCGGCGAGATCGGGCCCGGAACGGTGATTGCCCTGCACGGTGACCTGGGCGCGGGAAAGACCTGCTTCATCCAGGGCTTTGCCGCCGCGCTGGGCATCGACGAACCCATCACCAGTCCGACCTATACGTTGATCGGCGAATACGAAGGGCGCCTGCCGTTGCACCACATCGATCTCTACCGCCTATCGGGGCCGGAGGAAGCATTGGGCCTGGGGCTCGAGGAATATTTCGACGTCAACGGCATTACGGCCATCGAATGGGCGGAGCGCGCCGAAGGTCTGCTGCCCCCCGATTTGCTGCATGTTGAAATCAAGGCCGACGAACATACCGGAACCCGTGCGTTCCGCATTTTCAGGGAGACCGACGCATGA
- the tsaB gene encoding tRNA (adenosine(37)-N6)-threonylcarbamoyltransferase complex dimerization subunit type 1 TsaB has protein sequence MRIFAIELSSRFGSVALVEDGKVVAEKSWEENFKNRQQLFDAMADMEIDWNGVDLFAVGRGPGAFSGMRIGFSVVNALAAPLKKPVYALNSGAALAAQVGAPKTAVVGDARRNKVWAGVFDGSELVKEFKLMELEELRAFVPEDALVVSPDHDRLEELLAGFRTMEKPVPVFPTAGKLGGLVAGRLERGTQSEPFEPLYMHPPVFIAPRFPA, from the coding sequence ATGAGGATTTTTGCCATTGAACTCAGTTCCCGCTTCGGGAGTGTTGCCCTGGTGGAAGACGGCAAGGTTGTCGCCGAAAAAAGCTGGGAGGAAAATTTCAAGAACCGCCAGCAGTTGTTCGATGCCATGGCGGATATGGAAATCGACTGGAATGGCGTGGATCTCTTCGCGGTGGGCCGCGGGCCGGGTGCCTTTTCCGGCATGCGGATCGGTTTCTCCGTGGTCAACGCCCTGGCCGCTCCGTTGAAGAAGCCGGTCTATGCCCTGAACAGCGGCGCGGCCTTGGCCGCGCAGGTGGGGGCGCCCAAAACCGCCGTGGTCGGCGATGCCCGCCGCAACAAGGTTTGGGCGGGGGTCTTCGACGGATCCGAGCTGGTAAAGGAATTCAAGTTGATGGAACTTGAAGAACTCCGCGCCTTCGTGCCCGAAGACGCACTGGTTGTCAGTCCCGACCATGACCGGTTGGAGGAACTGCTGGCCGGCTTTAGGACGATGGAGAAACCCGTGCCTGTTTTCCCGACGGCGGGCAAGCTGGGTGGACTGGTTGCCGGGCGGTTGGAGCGCGGGACCCAATCCGAACCCTTTGAGCCGCTCTACATGCACCCGCCGGTATTCATTGCCCCGCGTTTCCCTGCATAA
- a CDS encoding PKD domain-containing protein, producing MLVSGTDIDGETWLNPPSMGCDENDGSIANDGTILLSIHVPEKVVVGMEVPCLLRVIGRVDGFEIDFNNGQMVSNRYAIAASWSAPGWHEIIATAFNGTYPLGISVTQQVHVAERESTALFVSPAGDDLNDGGSWLSSKATIQAGIDAQDYIGGVVYVSNGTYLVGNQVDFVRDVDLVGVGGPDGPLVVSDGTTRCMNLRSSRSFVGGFTFSNGYAHRGGGINCEGVVPVISNCVFIGNTAYDYAGGGLYHGTAIDCSFIGNSSAEIGGGMKQGMAIGCTFFNNSAAKYGGGMVSGVASNCIFVGNSAVYNGGGLSGGVAYNSVFQGNRARNGGGMHGGKVYNCTLSWNSADLNGGGIFGGATTNCIVWDNTANNAWKDIHYSKVAYTCSPDLMHGVDGNITNNPLLVSSAHIAEESPCRGTGSSISAFGADIDGDAWLSPPSIGCDENDGVAAINGEIDLLLCLPTGVVLGREVDCAIAVIGRVTGFHVDFGDGVVVSNQYNVSHAWSTTGLYNVVVTAFNEDYAHGHSITQAIHVAEVTDTEIHVAPFGNDFNDGLSWATAKATIQAGVDAQEYVGGLVYVSNGTYVVDSEVVVFPDISVVGFGSHEKTIVDGIGSSRCFWLIGKCILSGITITNGYAAADGGGISCGNTSSVISNCIIVGNSAGDEGGGVDRGTLYNCVLKDNAAVSHGGALNNGIAHNCMFLGNEAGRDGGGAEWSDLYNCLLLSNVSSEDGGGAYHGDARNCTFIGNSAASTGGGKSQGSADNCIAWYNKAGGSGNDLHGNTASHSCSPDLPHGVINCITNEPMLASSMHISTNSPCRGTGNSTYASGTDIDGEPWLNPPSMGCDENDGTPSRSGNIWLELDGVPTNTWVGKKIECLAIMIGEASSFHVDFGDGHVVSNSLFNSHVWMVPGDYEVVLSAFNLDFPHGLAITQSVHVAMPETIYVTKSGSDENDGLGWASAKASIQSAVDAVVETGGTVFVSNGTYAVGAEILVRKDVAIKSINGAQATIIDGGGSGRCFNLGTNDCVLEGFTIANGHSWANGGGVYCDNANPQIDNCIIVCNSAALSGGGMQHGTANNCVFGGNCAGEDGGGMNSGAANRCTLSGNWAGRYGGALSFGTATNCIAWHNGATVGGSNIYDCKTAHSCSPDVGHGSNGNMTNVPWQVSSSHISTNSPCRGAGSSAHVSGTDIDGEEWLNPPSIGCDENNGSVTNNGALWIGLNVPSKVVVGREVECLLAVVGRATRFEIDLGNSEVVSNRFSSTVFWDVPGYHDVVAMAYNDEHPLGVYVTQQVHVAEYEDTAIFVSPDGNNTNNGQSWVTAKASIASGVEAQAYVGGVVYVSNGIYRLTSEIGLLKDLDLVGVGKEPSAVEVNSDGTSHCFVLRSRKCRISGFTITNGHAPGGGGGVKCSSSIPLVSNCVISGNTAVHWGGGMYHGTAVDCSFHDNSTTHGGGMMNGVASNCVFEGNSAVFYGGAMHNVKAYNCVVSGNSAGLTGGGIHKGSARNCVFSGNWAGSNGGGARWIDAYNCTFTENIALNDGGGMFDCSAANCIAWGNAASDGSDLYDVEAVSSCSSDLVPGVDGNIAVNPLLISSSHISNGSLCRSAGSIASASGTDVDGEPWLNPPSMGCDENNGMAGVDGDIRLVMTLPAHVVVGKEVECILAVVGRVSGFKVDFDNGAIIHNDYRMSVSWGSTGLYDVVATAYNNDYPSGFSITQQVQVAELHESATYVAADGNDSNDGQSWETAKQTLWWGVRAQKCVGGVIYVSNGTHLVKSEIYLDKDRTIVGVSGAESTTVVGDGNNRCFRLPIGSSTLNGLTITNGYADDQGGGITCGDKNSVVANCIIVGNKAVGNGGGVDQGTLHNCILKENTADRHGGALSGGIAHNCLFIGNKATSDGGGANRSDLFNCLLAGNEAGNEGGGMFLGTAHNCTITWNSAGARGGGKIKGTTANCIVWHNTAGIEGENLHNAGASYSCSPDLEHGVDGNITNNPMMISSSHIANGSPCRGMGSSAYASGLDIDGEPWLNPPSMGVDENNGAATLSGSIQLELLGLPSETTIHTNLICSSVVIGRVSGFELDFGNGHMVADGYSATNEWRFFGKYPVVLTAFNDDYSGGFSITQTVHVVMLDDDADGVWDLWETAYFGHPTNCLADIDSDGDGSSNFDEYIAGMDPTNAASCFSVEPVERIAEGFVVRWTAVEDRVYDVLWTPDLDRGFQLLEAGIPYPGNSYTDRVHAVQSCGYYMVAVRLPGMNGDTDGDGLPDVWEAEYFTDAVAAVAAYDFDGDGQSNAEEFIAGTNPTNAASLFKAAHVWSAPFGTVVEWVSVTGRTYSVLWSSVPAGAYSVLESGIDHPQNSYTDTVHAVEQSGFYKVDVKIKE from the coding sequence TTGTTGGTTTCGGGAACGGATATTGATGGGGAAACGTGGCTCAATCCTCCTTCGATGGGCTGCGATGAAAACGATGGTTCCATTGCGAATGATGGAACGATCCTGCTCTCGATCCATGTCCCGGAAAAGGTGGTGGTCGGTATGGAGGTGCCTTGTCTGTTGAGAGTGATTGGGAGAGTGGACGGGTTCGAAATCGATTTTAACAACGGGCAAATGGTCTCGAACCGATATGCCATTGCCGCGTCATGGAGCGCGCCAGGATGGCATGAAATTATTGCAACGGCGTTTAACGGGACTTATCCACTGGGCATATCCGTGACGCAACAGGTGCATGTTGCTGAACGTGAATCGACGGCTCTTTTTGTTTCGCCGGCCGGGGATGATTTAAATGACGGGGGGAGCTGGTTGTCTTCGAAGGCAACGATCCAAGCAGGAATCGATGCGCAGGACTATATTGGTGGTGTGGTATATGTTTCCAACGGAACTTATCTCGTGGGTAATCAAGTGGATTTTGTTCGGGATGTTGACCTTGTAGGGGTTGGCGGTCCCGATGGCCCGCTGGTTGTATCTGATGGAACCACCCGCTGCATGAACCTACGAAGTTCCCGTAGCTTCGTTGGTGGTTTCACCTTCTCCAATGGGTATGCCCACCGGGGCGGCGGTATTAATTGCGAGGGGGTTGTTCCGGTTATCTCCAACTGCGTATTCATCGGCAATACGGCATATGATTATGCCGGTGGTGGATTGTATCATGGCACGGCTATTGATTGCTCGTTTATCGGAAATTCGTCGGCTGAAATTGGCGGCGGCATGAAGCAGGGGATGGCCATCGGGTGCACATTCTTCAACAATTCCGCCGCTAAATATGGCGGGGGGATGGTTAGTGGAGTGGCGTCCAATTGTATCTTTGTCGGAAATTCAGCTGTTTACAATGGAGGAGGGTTAAGTGGGGGTGTAGCATATAATAGTGTCTTTCAAGGAAACAGAGCCCGGAACGGCGGCGGGATGCATGGGGGAAAGGTGTATAACTGCACGCTCTCCTGGAATTCGGCTGACCTGAACGGCGGGGGGATCTTTGGTGGCGCAACGACCAACTGTATCGTTTGGGATAACACGGCTAATAATGCTTGGAAAGACATCCATTACAGTAAGGTGGCCTATACCTGCTCACCTGATTTAATGCACGGAGTAGATGGGAACATAACGAATAATCCCTTGTTGGTTTCTTCTGCACACATTGCAGAAGAGTCACCTTGCCGTGGCACGGGGAGCTCGATCTCGGCTTTTGGAGCAGATATTGATGGTGACGCTTGGTTGAGTCCGCCGTCGATTGGTTGCGATGAAAATGATGGAGTTGCCGCGATCAATGGCGAGATTGACTTGCTACTCTGTCTACCTACAGGTGTTGTATTGGGACGGGAGGTCGATTGTGCTATTGCGGTGATCGGCAGGGTGACTGGCTTCCATGTGGATTTCGGTGATGGCGTTGTCGTTTCCAATCAGTACAACGTGTCCCATGCATGGAGCACTACAGGCTTATACAATGTGGTGGTAACAGCTTTCAATGAAGACTACGCTCATGGACATTCCATTACCCAAGCTATACACGTGGCGGAAGTTACTGACACAGAAATCCACGTTGCACCATTCGGAAATGATTTCAATGACGGCTTGAGCTGGGCTACGGCGAAGGCAACCATTCAGGCCGGAGTGGACGCGCAGGAATATGTCGGAGGGTTGGTTTATGTATCCAATGGCACCTACGTGGTTGATTCGGAAGTTGTAGTATTTCCTGACATTTCAGTTGTGGGATTTGGTTCCCATGAAAAAACTATTGTGGACGGAATTGGATCTTCCCGCTGTTTCTGGCTAATCGGAAAATGCATCCTAAGTGGAATCACCATCACGAATGGTTATGCAGCGGCAGATGGCGGCGGTATATCTTGCGGCAACACGTCTTCGGTCATTTCCAACTGCATCATTGTTGGCAACTCGGCAGGCGACGAAGGCGGCGGGGTTGACCGGGGCACGTTGTACAACTGTGTCCTGAAGGACAATGCCGCTGTTTCGCATGGAGGTGCCTTGAACAACGGCATCGCGCACAACTGCATGTTCCTGGGCAATGAAGCCGGGCGGGATGGTGGTGGTGCCGAATGGTCGGATTTATACAACTGTCTCCTGCTAAGCAACGTTTCCAGTGAAGACGGTGGGGGTGCATACCATGGCGACGCGCGCAATTGCACCTTTATCGGGAATTCCGCAGCCTCGACGGGCGGGGGAAAGAGCCAAGGATCTGCCGACAACTGTATTGCCTGGTATAACAAGGCGGGCGGAAGTGGAAACGACCTTCATGGCAATACAGCTTCCCATTCCTGTTCACCGGATCTGCCGCATGGAGTGATCAACTGCATCACCAACGAACCCATGCTGGCTTCTTCAATGCATATTTCAACCAACTCGCCGTGCCGGGGGACGGGCAACTCCACATATGCCTCGGGTACGGACATTGACGGGGAGCCTTGGCTCAATCCGCCATCGATGGGATGCGACGAAAACGATGGAACGCCTTCGCGTTCGGGGAATATTTGGTTGGAACTGGACGGTGTGCCGACGAATACCTGGGTCGGCAAGAAGATCGAATGCCTGGCAATCATGATTGGCGAAGCTTCCAGCTTCCATGTCGATTTCGGAGATGGCCATGTGGTTTCGAACAGTCTGTTTAATTCCCATGTATGGATGGTGCCCGGTGACTACGAAGTGGTACTCTCAGCATTCAACTTGGATTTTCCCCATGGCTTGGCCATAACACAATCCGTCCATGTGGCGATGCCGGAAACGATCTATGTCACCAAAAGCGGTAGTGATGAAAACGACGGCCTCGGCTGGGCTTCGGCCAAGGCGTCGATCCAGTCAGCCGTGGATGCGGTCGTTGAGACCGGGGGAACGGTGTTTGTTTCCAACGGCACCTATGCCGTGGGGGCGGAAATCCTCGTCAGGAAAGATGTGGCCATCAAGAGCATCAACGGGGCGCAGGCAACGATCATCGATGGAGGTGGAAGCGGGCGGTGCTTCAATCTGGGAACGAACGACTGTGTGCTCGAAGGTTTCACCATTGCGAATGGGCATTCGTGGGCGAATGGCGGCGGCGTTTATTGCGATAATGCGAATCCTCAAATTGACAATTGCATCATTGTCTGTAACTCGGCCGCCCTGTCTGGCGGGGGCATGCAGCACGGAACGGCCAATAACTGTGTCTTCGGGGGCAACTGTGCCGGGGAAGATGGCGGCGGAATGAATTCTGGTGCGGCAAACCGTTGTACGTTAAGTGGGAATTGGGCTGGTAGATATGGCGGTGCGCTTTCGTTCGGAACGGCAACCAACTGCATTGCCTGGCACAACGGGGCTACGGTCGGGGGAAGCAATATCTATGATTGCAAGACTGCGCATTCCTGTTCCCCGGATGTGGGGCATGGTTCAAATGGAAACATGACCAATGTGCCATGGCAGGTGTCGTCGTCCCACATTTCAACCAACTCGCCTTGTCGGGGGGCGGGCAGTAGTGCGCACGTTTCGGGAACGGACATCGACGGGGAGGAGTGGCTCAATCCGCCCTCGATCGGTTGCGATGAAAACAATGGCTCGGTTACAAACAACGGAGCATTGTGGATTGGGTTGAATGTGCCAAGCAAAGTGGTGGTCGGTCGGGAAGTGGAATGCCTTCTCGCCGTGGTGGGGCGCGCCACGAGGTTTGAGATTGATCTGGGCAATAGTGAGGTGGTTTCAAACCGATTCTCATCCACGGTTTTCTGGGATGTCCCCGGATACCATGATGTGGTTGCCATGGCCTATAATGATGAGCACCCGCTTGGAGTCTACGTGACACAGCAGGTTCATGTGGCGGAGTACGAGGATACGGCCATCTTTGTCTCACCCGATGGAAACAACACAAACAACGGGCAGAGCTGGGTAACGGCCAAGGCGAGCATTGCGTCCGGTGTGGAGGCGCAGGCGTATGTCGGCGGCGTGGTGTATGTTTCGAATGGGATATACAGGCTGACATCGGAGATTGGGCTCTTGAAGGATCTTGATCTTGTTGGCGTAGGGAAGGAACCATCGGCAGTCGAGGTCAATTCCGACGGAACCAGCCATTGTTTCGTTCTGCGTAGCAGGAAGTGCCGGATTAGTGGTTTTACCATAACCAATGGCCATGCTCCCGGTGGCGGTGGCGGCGTCAAATGCAGTAGCTCTATCCCGCTGGTTTCCAACTGCGTAATCTCGGGCAATACAGCAGTCCATTGGGGAGGAGGGATGTACCACGGAACTGCCGTTGATTGCAGTTTTCATGATAATTCCACCACCCATGGAGGTGGCATGATGAACGGCGTGGCCAGCAATTGCGTATTTGAGGGGAACTCCGCGGTTTTCTATGGCGGTGCAATGCATAACGTGAAGGCGTATAACTGCGTGGTCAGTGGCAACTCTGCCGGGCTGACAGGGGGCGGCATCCATAAGGGCAGTGCAAGAAATTGTGTTTTTAGCGGGAACTGGGCAGGAAGCAATGGTGGTGGTGCCCGTTGGATCGACGCATATAATTGCACCTTTACCGAAAACATTGCGCTCAACGATGGAGGGGGCATGTTCGATTGCTCAGCCGCCAACTGCATTGCATGGGGCAACGCGGCCAGCGATGGGAGCGACCTGTACGATGTCGAAGCGGTGTCTTCCTGCTCCTCCGATTTGGTTCCAGGGGTGGACGGCAACATTGCTGTTAATCCTTTGCTCATCTCTTCCTCGCATATTTCCAACGGCTCGCTTTGCCGCAGCGCGGGAAGCATTGCCTCTGCGTCGGGCACGGATGTTGACGGGGAGCCGTGGCTCAATCCGCCTTCGATGGGATGTGACGAAAACAACGGTATGGCGGGCGTGGATGGCGATATTCGCTTGGTAATGACACTGCCTGCGCATGTGGTGGTCGGCAAGGAGGTCGAATGCATCCTCGCCGTGGTCGGCAGGGTATCCGGCTTCAAGGTGGATTTCGATAATGGTGCCATCATTCACAACGACTACCGGATGTCGGTTTCGTGGGGGTCAACCGGTCTGTACGACGTGGTTGCAACCGCCTACAACAACGACTATCCATCTGGTTTCTCCATTACCCAGCAAGTACAGGTGGCTGAACTGCACGAGTCCGCGACCTATGTGGCGGCCGATGGAAACGATTCCAACGATGGCCAAAGCTGGGAAACGGCCAAGCAAACCCTTTGGTGGGGCGTTCGGGCGCAGAAATGCGTGGGGGGCGTCATCTATGTCTCCAACGGAACCCATCTGGTGAAATCCGAAATCTATCTGGATAAGGATCGAACCATTGTTGGCGTCAGTGGTGCCGAATCGACTACGGTTGTTGGCGATGGCAACAACCGCTGCTTCAGGCTTCCGATTGGTTCGTCTACGTTGAATGGATTAACCATTACTAATGGCTACGCGGATGATCAAGGGGGCGGCATAACATGTGGCGACAAGAATTCGGTTGTCGCCAATTGCATTATTGTCGGGAACAAGGCCGTGGGCAATGGCGGCGGAGTTGATCAAGGGACTCTGCATAACTGCATTCTGAAAGAAAACACGGCAGACAGACATGGCGGCGCTTTGAGTGGTGGGATTGCGCACAACTGTCTTTTCATAGGCAACAAAGCGACCAGTGACGGCGGCGGTGCGAACAGGTCGGATCTTTTCAACTGTTTACTGGCTGGCAACGAGGCGGGGAATGAAGGTGGCGGAATGTTCCTCGGAACGGCTCATAACTGTACGATTACATGGAATTCAGCAGGTGCCAGAGGTGGCGGAAAGATAAAAGGAACCACGGCCAATTGTATTGTTTGGCATAACACAGCCGGGATCGAAGGGGAAAACCTGCACAATGCAGGTGCTTCATATTCCTGTTCGCCGGATCTGGAACATGGTGTTGATGGAAATATCACCAATAATCCAATGATGATTTCCTCTTCCCACATTGCCAACGGTTCTCCCTGCCGAGGCATGGGCAGTTCCGCCTATGCGTCGGGATTGGATATTGACGGGGAGCCTTGGCTCAATCCACCGTCCATGGGGGTAGACGAGAATAATGGTGCCGCGACACTATCCGGCTCGATCCAGTTGGAGTTGCTTGGCCTTCCGTCGGAAACGACCATCCATACGAATCTTATCTGTTCCAGCGTTGTCATAGGCAGGGTTTCCGGATTCGAACTGGACTTCGGCAATGGCCATATGGTTGCGGATGGCTATTCTGCAACGAACGAGTGGCGGTTTTTCGGTAAGTATCCCGTAGTGCTGACAGCGTTCAACGATGATTATTCAGGTGGATTCTCCATCACTCAAACCGTGCATGTCGTCATGCTGGATGATGATGCGGATGGCGTTTGGGATTTGTGGGAAACCGCCTACTTCGGGCATCCAACCAATTGTCTGGCCGACATCGACTCGGATGGCGACGGCAGCAGCAACTTCGATGAATATATTGCGGGGATGGATCCGACGAATGCGGCGTCATGTTTCAGTGTTGAGCCAGTGGAGCGGATTGCTGAAGGATTCGTGGTGCGGTGGACGGCGGTCGAGGATCGGGTTTATGATGTGCTTTGGACGCCTGATTTGGATCGTGGATTCCAGCTGCTGGAGGCGGGGATTCCTTATCCTGGCAACAGCTACACGGACAGGGTGCATGCGGTGCAGTCGTGCGGGTATTATATGGTGGCGGTTCGGTTGCCGGGCATGAACGGCGACACGGACGGGGATGGTTTGCCGGATGTCTGGGAGGCGGAATATTTCACCGATGCGGTGGCCGCCGTCGCCGCCTACGATTTTGATGGCGACGGGCAGAGCAATGCCGAGGAATTCATTGCCGGAACCAATCCGACCAATGCGGCATCGCTGTTCAAGGCCGCTCACGTTTGGAGTGCTCCTTTCGGAACCGTGGTGGAATGGGTGTCGGTGACGGGGCGCACCTACAGCGTACTCTGGTCATCCGTTCCCGCAGGTGCTTATTCAGTACTGGAGTCGGGCATCGACCACCCGCAAAACAGCTACACCGATACCGTCCATGCCGTCGAACAGTCCGGCTTCTACAAGGTGGATGTGAAGATAAAAGAGTAG
- a CDS encoding DMT family transporter: MSKPGLLRLNLLAIFACLLWSTSFVTSKHALDFQEPLNLAGLRFVLAGLIQIPLCGSLAAPIRMLRKEFTTVLLVSLFHTIFLYGTFFIGLNWVRGAEGAIMIGVGPLASALMAHLLMHDDKMQRRTLVSIVFGMVGVALISLATKPWSPVGLKEFFGLMLLLSGAVVSAIGNIVVAKRKGGLHPIALNSAQMLLGGIVLLLIALPFEGPPQMNQPASFFGALAWLSIISATAFAIWFHLLSKIKVSKLNLWKFLIPLSGAALSWLLLPDESPTLPSLIGMAFIIAGIVIGQVEGKRVKAKSTQTA, encoded by the coding sequence ATGAGCAAACCCGGACTCCTCCGGCTCAATCTGTTGGCAATTTTTGCGTGCCTGCTTTGGTCGACGTCGTTCGTCACCTCAAAGCATGCACTCGACTTCCAGGAACCGCTCAATCTGGCCGGCCTACGCTTCGTGCTGGCGGGCCTGATCCAGATCCCGTTGTGCGGGAGCCTCGCCGCTCCCATCCGCATGCTCCGCAAGGAATTCACCACGGTCTTGCTGGTGAGCCTTTTTCACACGATCTTCCTCTACGGCACCTTCTTCATCGGCCTCAACTGGGTGCGCGGCGCGGAAGGAGCTATCATGATCGGGGTGGGTCCATTGGCCTCTGCATTGATGGCGCACCTGCTCATGCACGACGACAAAATGCAACGGCGCACCTTGGTCAGCATCGTGTTTGGCATGGTGGGCGTGGCACTGATCAGCCTGGCAACCAAGCCCTGGAGTCCGGTCGGGCTGAAGGAATTCTTCGGCTTGATGCTCCTGCTCAGCGGCGCGGTGGTCTCGGCCATCGGCAACATTGTGGTGGCCAAGCGCAAGGGCGGCCTGCACCCGATTGCCCTCAACAGTGCGCAGATGCTACTGGGAGGGATCGTGCTGCTGCTCATTGCGCTGCCCTTCGAAGGCCCCCCGCAAATGAACCAACCCGCATCGTTCTTCGGCGCATTGGCCTGGCTTTCCATCATCTCCGCCACGGCCTTCGCCATCTGGTTCCACTTGCTCAGCAAAATCAAGGTTTCCAAGCTAAACCTCTGGAAATTCCTAATCCCGCTCAGCGGCGCGGCCTTGAGCTGGTTGCTCCTTCCGGATGAATCGCCAACCCTGCCCAGCCTGATCGGCATGGCGTTCATCATCGCCGGCATCGTGATCGGGCAGGTTGAAGGAAAAAGGGTAAAGGCTAAGTCGACTCAGACCGCTTAA